A region of Actinomycetota bacterium DNA encodes the following proteins:
- a CDS encoding PAS domain-containing protein encodes MSTSADPGPPGEPEPGGPKPRRTATRDLILVSVLVVVGFVAATRYDLAERLHAFLQDNESIEADELTIVLALLALGLGVFALLRWNERRTESRAREAAETRYRQLVERVPAITYVWDAENEQGSDPADFISPQLETLLGYTPEEWTSDPGLWDRLVHPEDHDLVIEAWRRALDEGAPFRMEYRIEAKDGRIVWVRDEAVSVRGEGGRAVLQGVMFDITERVRIEHALRDAEERYRTLVESVPTITYIESLDNTGLLYVSPQITTILGWTPDEYRSLDPWRNYLHPDDRDWVLAADRRCDETLEPFDAEYRQFAKDGREVWISEHAELVRDEEGEPQFWLGIRADITERKRAEHLLRQAEERYRTLIEHLPAAVYLEQPDDVATPLYMSPRYAQITGYTAEERMRDRDMWIRLLHPEDRDRVLEESARTNRTGEPFSIEYRMQHRDGHWVWVRDEASLVGGDEGEPRRWQGVLLDITERKRAEDDLRRRDAILGAVGHAAQRFLKSSSWDEDAPGVLAQIGEATAVSRVYVYENLPDAGEHSAATARCEWLAEGIAPSEPAPPDAPWRYEPNFARWPEALGRGEVLYGTIDAFPASERNNLERERIRSLAVVPIFVDDVWWGFIGLEDCVEARRWSSPELESLRAAADILGTAIGRQRAGLLLAETERRFRNLVEQIPAVTYLDAVSEGVVPLYVSPQYESMFGYTPEERMQTPGLWERLLHPDDRERAIQVSEGAIATGNPHADEYRMIARDGRIVWVRDQSILIRDEDGIPQYWQGILIDISAQKEIEGQLRDTEARYRMLVEQLPAVTYVDTVGRPPTSLYISPQIIELTGFTVEEWQTDPMLGESRIHEDDRQDVMAESDRTDDTLEPFRTEYRFVRKDGTIVWIREESEVVRGPDGDPLFWQGIMYDVTESRQAQEQLQEAEERFRTLVETVPAITYVDSVEDLHTMYVSPQVESMLGISQRAWLEDDDLFLRNLHPDDHKRVLATLHEHNTKGALYDVEYRFRHADGSWRWIRDQAQVVHAPDGTPIASQGVMFDITDQRETQESLRETEERFRALVETIPAALYIELPDADVPSLYVSPQLTELAGITPEEYLADATMWERLLHPDDRARADAEYRAALSAEEPWSIEYRLIRPDGREVWINDRAQMLRDDDGKVRLTLGFMFDVTEQKLYEQTLKDREQREREAADRLRALDDMKNTFLAAVSHELRSPLTSILGLSLTLERQQQLSDDDKEDLLARLAANARKLDRLLKDLLDIDRLSRGIVEPQYRTTDVGALVRRTIESLDSLGGRTVIVQTEPVVVPVDPAKVERIVENLVSNAARHTDNDVTIWVRLQARDSGAELTIEDDGPGIPKDIREAVFEPFRQGPTVSKAQPGTGIGLSLVARFAELHGGRAWATEREGGGASFHVFLPGKPPRYAGATSGEDAGGGEGATVTRLHPADAG; translated from the coding sequence ATGTCGACCAGTGCCGATCCCGGCCCGCCCGGGGAGCCCGAGCCGGGAGGACCCAAGCCCCGGAGAACGGCCACGCGAGACCTGATCCTGGTCTCCGTGCTCGTCGTGGTCGGCTTCGTCGCCGCCACCCGATACGACCTCGCGGAGCGCCTGCACGCGTTCCTGCAGGACAACGAGTCGATCGAGGCGGACGAGCTGACGATCGTCCTCGCGCTGCTCGCGCTCGGCCTCGGCGTGTTCGCCCTGCTCAGGTGGAACGAGCGTCGCACCGAGTCCCGCGCACGCGAAGCGGCCGAGACGCGCTACCGCCAGCTGGTCGAGCGCGTTCCCGCGATCACCTACGTCTGGGACGCGGAGAACGAACAAGGGAGCGACCCGGCCGACTTCATCAGTCCGCAGCTGGAAACCCTGCTCGGCTACACGCCCGAGGAGTGGACCTCCGACCCGGGTCTGTGGGACCGGCTCGTCCATCCCGAGGACCACGACCTCGTGATCGAGGCTTGGCGGCGAGCCCTCGACGAAGGCGCCCCGTTCCGGATGGAGTACCGGATCGAGGCGAAGGACGGGCGCATCGTCTGGGTCCGGGACGAGGCGGTCTCGGTGCGGGGCGAGGGCGGGCGTGCGGTGCTGCAGGGCGTGATGTTTGACATCACCGAACGCGTGCGGATCGAGCACGCCCTGCGCGACGCGGAGGAGCGCTATCGGACCTTGGTCGAGAGCGTTCCGACGATCACCTACATCGAGTCGCTCGATAACACGGGGCTGCTGTATGTCAGTCCGCAGATCACGACGATCCTCGGGTGGACCCCGGACGAGTACCGCAGCCTCGACCCCTGGCGGAACTATCTCCACCCCGACGATCGCGACTGGGTCCTCGCGGCCGATCGCCGATGCGACGAGACCCTCGAGCCCTTCGATGCGGAGTACCGGCAGTTCGCGAAGGACGGGCGCGAAGTGTGGATCTCCGAACACGCGGAGCTCGTGCGCGACGAGGAGGGCGAGCCGCAATTCTGGCTCGGGATCCGCGCCGACATCACCGAACGCAAGCGCGCCGAACACCTGCTGCGCCAGGCGGAAGAGCGCTACCGGACCCTGATCGAGCACCTGCCCGCCGCCGTCTACCTCGAACAGCCCGACGACGTCGCCACCCCCCTCTACATGAGCCCCCGCTACGCGCAGATCACCGGGTACACCGCCGAGGAACGGATGCGGGATCGGGACATGTGGATCCGCCTGCTGCATCCCGAGGATCGTGATCGCGTCCTCGAGGAGTCGGCGCGGACGAACCGGACCGGGGAACCCTTCAGCATCGAGTACCGGATGCAACACCGAGACGGCCATTGGGTCTGGGTGCGCGACGAGGCCTCGCTCGTGGGCGGCGACGAGGGCGAACCGCGACGCTGGCAGGGGGTGCTGCTCGACATCACCGAACGCAAGCGGGCAGAGGACGATCTCCGCCGTCGCGACGCGATCCTCGGCGCGGTCGGCCACGCGGCGCAGCGCTTCCTCAAGTCCTCCTCGTGGGACGAGGACGCGCCCGGCGTGCTCGCGCAGATCGGCGAGGCCACCGCCGTCAGCCGGGTTTACGTGTACGAGAACCTGCCCGATGCCGGCGAACACAGCGCTGCGACCGCCCGGTGTGAATGGCTCGCCGAAGGGATCGCCCCGAGCGAACCGGCCCCGCCGGATGCCCCGTGGCGGTACGAACCGAACTTCGCGCGCTGGCCCGAGGCGCTCGGCCGGGGAGAAGTGCTCTACGGGACGATCGATGCGTTCCCCGCGTCCGAGCGCAACAATCTCGAACGCGAGCGGATCCGCTCACTCGCGGTCGTGCCGATATTCGTCGACGACGTGTGGTGGGGGTTCATCGGTCTCGAAGACTGTGTCGAGGCTCGTCGGTGGAGCTCGCCCGAACTGGAATCCCTGCGTGCTGCTGCGGACATCCTCGGCACCGCGATCGGGCGCCAGCGCGCAGGCCTGCTGCTCGCCGAGACCGAACGCCGGTTCCGCAACCTCGTCGAACAGATCCCTGCCGTTACCTACCTCGACGCCGTGAGCGAGGGCGTCGTCCCGCTCTACGTGAGCCCGCAATACGAGTCGATGTTCGGCTACACCCCGGAGGAACGGATGCAGACGCCCGGCCTGTGGGAACGACTGTTGCATCCCGACGACCGCGAGCGGGCGATCCAGGTCTCCGAAGGGGCGATCGCAACGGGGAACCCGCACGCGGACGAGTACCGCATGATCGCGCGCGACGGCCGCATCGTCTGGGTGCGCGACCAGTCGATACTGATCCGCGACGAGGACGGCATCCCCCAGTACTGGCAGGGGATCCTGATCGACATCAGCGCGCAGAAGGAGATCGAAGGCCAGCTCCGAGACACCGAAGCGCGCTACCGGATGCTCGTCGAGCAGCTGCCGGCCGTGACCTATGTCGACACGGTGGGTCGTCCCCCCACCTCGCTCTACATCAGTCCGCAGATCATCGAGCTCACCGGGTTCACCGTCGAGGAGTGGCAAACCGATCCCATGCTGGGCGAGTCCCGCATCCATGAGGACGACCGCCAGGACGTGATGGCGGAGAGCGACCGCACCGACGACACGCTCGAGCCTTTCCGCACCGAGTACCGCTTCGTGCGCAAGGACGGGACGATCGTCTGGATCCGCGAGGAATCCGAGGTCGTCCGTGGGCCGGACGGCGACCCCCTCTTCTGGCAGGGGATCATGTACGACGTCACCGAGAGCCGGCAGGCGCAGGAGCAACTGCAGGAGGCGGAGGAGCGGTTCCGAACGCTCGTCGAGACCGTCCCCGCGATCACCTACGTGGACTCGGTCGAGGACCTGCACACGATGTATGTGAGCCCGCAGGTCGAGTCGATGCTCGGCATCAGCCAGCGGGCGTGGCTCGAGGACGACGACCTGTTCCTGCGGAACCTGCATCCCGACGATCACAAGCGCGTCCTCGCGACCCTGCACGAGCACAACACGAAGGGAGCCCTGTACGACGTCGAGTACCGGTTCCGGCACGCCGACGGATCCTGGCGCTGGATCCGCGACCAGGCCCAGGTCGTCCACGCTCCCGACGGCACGCCGATCGCTTCGCAGGGCGTGATGTTCGACATCACCGATCAGCGCGAGACGCAGGAGAGCCTGCGCGAGACCGAGGAACGCTTCCGTGCGCTCGTCGAGACGATCCCCGCGGCGCTGTACATCGAGCTGCCCGACGCCGACGTGCCGAGCCTGTACGTGAGTCCGCAGCTGACCGAGCTCGCCGGCATCACCCCCGAGGAGTACCTCGCGGACGCGACCATGTGGGAGCGTCTGCTGCACCCCGACGATCGAGCGCGCGCCGACGCGGAGTACCGGGCGGCGCTCTCGGCGGAGGAACCGTGGAGCATCGAGTACCGGTTGATCCGTCCCGACGGCCGCGAGGTGTGGATCAACGATCGCGCCCAGATGCTCCGCGACGACGACGGGAAGGTTCGCCTGACGCTCGGCTTCATGTTCGACGTGACCGAGCAGAAGCTCTACGAGCAGACCTTGAAGGATCGGGAGCAGCGCGAGCGGGAGGCGGCCGACCGGCTGCGCGCCCTCGACGACATGAAGAACACGTTCCTCGCCGCCGTCTCCCACGAGCTCCGGAGCCCACTGACCTCGATCCTCGGTCTGTCGCTGACCCTCGAGCGGCAACAGCAGTTGTCCGACGACGACAAGGAGGACCTCCTCGCCCGGCTCGCGGCCAACGCCCGCAAGCTCGACCGGTTGCTCAAGGACCTGCTCGACATCGACCGGCTCTCCCGCGGCATCGTCGAACCGCAGTACCGCACCACCGACGTCGGCGCCCTCGTGCGCCGGACGATCGAGTCGCTCGACTCCCTCGGGGGCCGGACGGTGATCGTCCAGACCGAGCCGGTCGTCGTGCCGGTCGATCCCGCGAAGGTCGAACGGATCGTCGAGAACCTCGTGTCCAATGCGGCCCGGCACACCGATAACGACGTGACGATCTGGGTGCGCCTCCAGGCACGCGACAGCGGCGCGGAACTCACCATCGAGGACGACGGTCCGGGCATCCCCAAGGACATCCGCGAGGCGGTGTTCGAGCCGTTCCGGCAAGGGCCGACGGTGTCGAAGGCGCAGCCGGGAACCGGGATCGGGCTCTCCCTGGTCGCTCGGTTCGCCGAGCTGCACGGGGGTCGCGCCTGGGCCACCGAGCGCGAGGGCGGTGGCGCGTCGTTCCACGTGTTCCTGCCGGGGAAACCGCCCCGGTACGCCGGAGCGACCTCCGGCGAGGACGCGGGAGGCGGCGAGGGCGCCACCGTCACCCGTCTCCATCCGGCGGACGCCGGGTGA
- a CDS encoding MBL fold metallo-hydrolase, which translates to MSEHPVTPRPSETPEFGFVRAGGPIHAYAETVGIEVMKFAVGRLDNDVYVIRSRGQAAIVDGADEADRILGEVDGYEVRAIVQTHNHSDHTRALRELTLHLGAPVYAHPADAMPVPTLDILDGQALQIGAASLRAMHTPGHTPGSTCYLLEPGGFLFSGDTLFPGGPGNTDGDPTRFAQTMSGLDRLFELPDDTRVCPGHGLDTTIGRERPYVETWRERGW; encoded by the coding sequence GTGAGCGAGCACCCCGTCACTCCCCGACCCTCCGAGACGCCCGAGTTCGGGTTCGTCCGGGCGGGCGGACCGATACACGCCTACGCGGAGACCGTCGGGATCGAGGTGATGAAGTTCGCGGTCGGTCGACTCGACAACGACGTCTACGTGATCCGCTCCCGGGGCCAGGCCGCGATCGTGGACGGCGCGGACGAAGCGGACCGGATCCTGGGCGAGGTGGACGGGTACGAGGTCCGGGCCATCGTCCAGACGCACAACCACAGCGATCACACCCGCGCGCTCCGCGAGCTCACCCTTCACCTCGGGGCCCCGGTCTATGCCCACCCCGCCGATGCGATGCCCGTCCCCACGCTCGACATCCTCGATGGGCAGGCGCTGCAGATCGGCGCCGCGTCGCTGCGCGCGATGCACACTCCCGGCCACACTCCCGGGAGCACGTGCTACCTGCTCGAGCCCGGCGGGTTCCTGTTCTCGGGCGACACCCTGTTCCCCGGAGGTCCCGGCAACACCGACGGCGATCCGACGCGGTTCGCCCAGACGATGAGCGGTCTCGATCGGCTGTTCGAGCTCCCTGACGACACGCGCGTCTGCCCGGGTCACGGCCTCGACACGACGATCGGCCGCGAACGCCCCTACGTCGAGACCTGGCGAGAACGCGGCTGGTAG
- a CDS encoding radical SAM protein, giving the protein MPPDQQLFELRRIEADTPEFRGVTFIEAECKTIINRVPGGALPFSWTINPYRGCTHACVYCFARPTHAFLDMNAGRDFETKVVVKVNAPEVLRAQLSAKRWKGECIAMGTNTDPYQRAEGRYRLMPRIIQTLRDYRNPFSILTKGTLVLRDLDLLVDAARVSEVSTAFSIGTLDDEVWRRTEPGTPHPRARIEAVAKLNAAGIGCGVLIAPVLPGISDDPRMLREVVRAAIDAGATHVSPILLHLRPGVREEFLPWLAETYPDLVPRYEAMYQRPYAPLADRKALGRTVGRISRALGGFRSAGGDRRGRFGRGDRAERSGADEPRQLTIV; this is encoded by the coding sequence ATGCCTCCCGACCAGCAACTCTTCGAACTGCGGCGCATCGAGGCCGATACGCCCGAGTTCCGCGGGGTGACGTTCATCGAGGCGGAGTGCAAGACGATCATCAACCGGGTGCCCGGCGGGGCGCTGCCGTTCTCGTGGACGATCAATCCCTACCGAGGGTGCACGCACGCGTGCGTGTACTGCTTCGCACGACCGACCCATGCGTTCCTCGATATGAACGCGGGGCGCGACTTCGAGACGAAGGTCGTGGTGAAGGTCAACGCTCCCGAGGTGCTGCGCGCCCAGCTCTCCGCCAAGCGCTGGAAGGGCGAGTGCATCGCGATGGGCACCAACACGGACCCTTACCAACGCGCCGAGGGTCGCTACCGTCTGATGCCACGCATCATCCAGACCCTGCGCGACTACCGGAACCCGTTCTCGATCCTGACCAAGGGCACACTCGTGCTCCGCGATCTCGATCTGCTCGTGGACGCGGCGCGGGTGAGCGAGGTGAGTACCGCGTTCTCGATCGGTACGCTCGACGACGAGGTGTGGCGACGCACCGAGCCCGGTACGCCGCATCCCCGGGCGCGCATCGAGGCCGTCGCGAAGCTGAACGCGGCGGGGATCGGGTGCGGGGTGCTGATCGCGCCCGTGCTTCCGGGGATCAGCGACGACCCGCGGATGCTCCGCGAGGTGGTTCGCGCGGCGATCGACGCGGGTGCGACGCACGTCTCGCCGATCCTGCTCCATCTGCGACCGGGGGTCCGCGAGGAGTTCCTTCCATGGCTCGCCGAGACATATCCCGACCTCGTTCCGCGCTACGAGGCGATGTATCAGCGCCCGTATGCTCCCTTGGCCGATCGGAAGGCCCTCGGTCGCACCGTCGGGCGGATCTCCCGGGCGCTCGGCGGGTTCCGGTCCGCAGGAGGGGATCGGCGGGGGCGGTTCGGCCGTGGCGATCGAGCCGAACGGTCCGGAGCCGACGAGCCGCGACAGCTGACGATCGTTTGA
- a CDS encoding reverse transcriptase-like protein, whose translation MIVACDGASRGNPGPAGIGVQITGPDGAVLAEIAEGIGETTNNVAEYTAAIEGLKKAKQLGAREVLLRSDSKLLIEQLAGRWRVKHPNMKPLHAEVLAIARGFDDVGYEHVRRERNTEADRLANEGVDAWLAGRANADGWET comes from the coding sequence GTGATCGTCGCGTGCGACGGAGCCTCCCGCGGGAACCCCGGACCCGCCGGGATCGGCGTGCAGATCACGGGCCCCGACGGAGCGGTGCTCGCGGAGATCGCCGAGGGGATCGGGGAGACGACGAACAACGTGGCGGAGTACACGGCGGCGATCGAAGGACTGAAGAAGGCGAAGCAGCTCGGCGCCCGCGAGGTGCTGCTGCGCTCCGACAGCAAGCTGCTGATCGAACAGCTCGCCGGCCGGTGGCGCGTCAAGCATCCGAACATGAAGCCCCTGCATGCAGAAGTCCTCGCGATCGCGCGCGGGTTCGACGATGTGGGGTACGAGCACGTGCGGCGTGAACGCAACACCGAGGCCGACCGGCTCGCCAACGAGGGTGTCGACGCGTGGCTCGCGGGCCGCGCGAACGCCGACGGGTGGGAGACATGA
- a CDS encoding arginase family protein, with product MTRTTLVGVPIDSVGIAGGTELGPRALRETGIVEAVSGRDAGDLDVRVVGTERDPESGVVGVDSVARTTVVLRERIHELASAQGRLLVLGGCCTMAVGVAAGFSDAIGPVGVAYLDGHTDLYDGGSSPSGEAADMPLSVLFGRGPRAWQRAAGGVPALDARRTALLGYRDRDEARGFGATDPSEVPGLTFRDLTEVREDPSATGAATADALGRQGPFWIFVDLDVLSTEAFPATDALQPGGMDWSELAAVLSPLAAHPSCVGLGLACYNPEKDPDRASAREIVSLARTALTG from the coding sequence ATGACCCGCACGACCCTCGTGGGTGTTCCGATCGACTCGGTGGGCATTGCCGGCGGGACGGAACTCGGCCCGCGGGCGCTCCGGGAGACCGGGATCGTCGAGGCCGTCTCCGGACGCGATGCGGGTGACCTCGACGTTCGGGTGGTCGGGACCGAGCGCGACCCCGAGAGCGGCGTCGTCGGGGTCGATTCGGTGGCGCGGACAACAGTGGTCCTGCGCGAGCGCATCCACGAGCTCGCCTCTGCCCAGGGCCGACTCCTGGTGCTCGGCGGGTGCTGCACGATGGCGGTCGGAGTCGCGGCCGGCTTCTCCGATGCGATCGGTCCGGTGGGTGTCGCCTACCTGGACGGGCACACGGATCTGTACGACGGAGGGTCCTCACCGAGTGGCGAGGCGGCCGACATGCCCCTGTCGGTCTTGTTCGGCCGGGGCCCGCGGGCGTGGCAGCGAGCGGCCGGGGGAGTTCCCGCGCTCGACGCGCGGCGGACCGCTCTGCTCGGGTACCGCGACCGCGACGAGGCTCGGGGGTTCGGGGCGACCGACCCGTCGGAGGTTCCCGGCCTGACGTTCCGCGATCTCACCGAGGTGCGCGAGGATCCGTCCGCGACCGGTGCCGCGACCGCCGATGCGCTGGGGCGGCAGGGGCCGTTCTGGATCTTCGTGGACCTGGACGTGCTGTCCACCGAAGCGTTCCCCGCGACCGACGCTCTCCAGCCCGGCGGGATGGACTGGTCGGAGCTGGCCGCCGTGCTCTCCCCGCTGGCCGCGCATCCGTCGTGCGTCGGGTTGGGTCTGGCCTGCTACAACCCCGAGAAGGACCCCGATCGCGCGAGCGCGCGCGAGATCGTTTCCCTCGCGCGGACCGCGTTGACCGGTTGA
- the lipA gene encoding lipoyl synthase, with the protein MPSTNHNPHGRRLHLPIVATTDGAPPPSPAGRRPPWLKVRAKTSPDYLELKRLMRDRDLHTVCEEASCPNIYECWSAREATFLILGDRCTRRCGFCDVMTAKPIEDGAGEPARVADAVRAMGLHYVVVTGVARDDLADGGASVWAACIRAVRDAVPGCGIEVLPTDFRQRERDIPVVIDAEPQVFAHNLETVRRLHPRIRPAFDYEGSIDALRIAKSGRAGQVTKSNLILGMGERPEEVGEAMSDLRDADVDILTIGQYLQPSRHHLPVDRWVTPEEFAQHAAFGTDELGFAHVESGPLVRSSYHAGEQYAAAAARLTSAR; encoded by the coding sequence ATGCCTTCGACGAACCACAATCCGCACGGACGCCGCCTGCACCTGCCGATCGTCGCGACCACCGACGGCGCACCACCCCCGTCGCCGGCCGGCCGCCGGCCGCCCTGGCTCAAGGTGCGCGCGAAGACGAGCCCGGACTACCTCGAGCTGAAGCGCCTGATGCGCGATCGCGATCTGCACACCGTGTGTGAGGAGGCGAGCTGCCCGAACATCTACGAGTGCTGGTCCGCACGGGAAGCCACGTTCCTGATCCTCGGCGATCGCTGCACACGACGATGCGGTTTCTGCGACGTGATGACCGCCAAGCCGATCGAGGACGGAGCGGGCGAGCCTGCGCGCGTCGCCGACGCCGTTCGCGCGATGGGCCTGCACTACGTCGTCGTGACCGGCGTGGCTCGCGACGATCTCGCCGACGGCGGCGCGAGCGTCTGGGCGGCATGCATCCGTGCGGTTCGTGACGCGGTTCCCGGGTGCGGGATCGAGGTGCTCCCCACCGACTTCAGGCAACGCGAACGCGACATCCCCGTGGTGATCGACGCAGAGCCGCAGGTGTTCGCCCACAACCTCGAGACGGTCCGGCGGCTCCATCCACGGATCCGTCCCGCGTTCGACTACGAGGGTTCGATCGACGCGCTGCGGATCGCGAAGTCCGGGCGAGCCGGTCAGGTCACGAAGTCCAACCTGATCCTCGGGATGGGCGAGCGCCCCGAGGAGGTCGGTGAGGCGATGTCCGACCTCCGCGATGCGGACGTCGACATCCTCACGATCGGGCAATACCTGCAGCCGAGCCGTCATCACCTGCCGGTCGACCGCTGGGTCACCCCCGAGGAGTTCGCGCAGCACGCGGCGTTCGGGACCGACGAGCTCGGCTTCGCCCACGTCGAGTCTGGTCCGCTGGTCCGCAGCAGCTATCACGCGGGCGAGCAGTACGCGGCGGCAGCGGCCCGCCTAACCTCTGCCCGATGA
- a CDS encoding C4-type zinc ribbon domain-containing protein produces the protein MRGEDRLLELQGIDTSILRREHRHDELEGGEAVRTAKQAADDAEARLGELRMAIDVEQREQRRLEAEIEQLERTQAAEEKRMYDGSIVNQKELEALQHEITGAKQRRGGFEDQVLQRMETIDQLTAGVADAEKQSAEARTRWEQAGEASADELATIATELEAARAQRERLVPEIDPELLDLYEDLRASKKGIGAAALVDGACQGCHQTLSAVQVDRLKKTEGIKRCEHCRRILVIE, from the coding sequence ATGCGTGGCGAAGACCGATTGCTGGAACTCCAGGGGATCGACACGTCGATCCTCCGGCGGGAACATCGTCATGACGAGCTCGAGGGCGGCGAGGCGGTCCGTACGGCGAAGCAGGCAGCCGACGACGCCGAGGCCAGGCTCGGCGAGCTGCGCATGGCGATCGACGTGGAGCAGCGCGAGCAGCGGCGCCTCGAGGCCGAGATCGAGCAACTCGAACGCACCCAGGCGGCCGAGGAGAAGCGGATGTACGACGGCTCGATCGTCAACCAGAAGGAGCTCGAGGCGCTGCAGCACGAGATCACCGGGGCGAAGCAGCGCCGCGGCGGATTCGAGGACCAGGTCCTCCAGCGCATGGAGACGATCGATCAGCTGACCGCGGGCGTCGCGGACGCGGAGAAGCAGAGCGCCGAGGCCCGCACACGCTGGGAACAGGCGGGGGAGGCCTCCGCCGACGAGCTCGCGACGATCGCGACCGAGCTCGAAGCCGCACGGGCGCAGCGCGAGCGTCTCGTGCCCGAGATCGACCCCGAGCTGCTCGATCTCTACGAGGACCTGCGCGCCTCCAAGAAGGGGATCGGCGCTGCCGCCCTGGTCGACGGTGCGTGCCAGGGGTGTCACCAGACGCTGTCGGCGGTCCAGGTCGACCGGTTGAAGAAGACCGAAGGCATCAAGCGGTGCGAGCATTGCCGACGGATCCTGGTGATTGAGTGA
- a CDS encoding SDR family NAD(P)-dependent oxidoreductase: MNGRFAGRVALVTGAGSPTGIGFATARQLGREGARIAVAATTDRIHERAAELAGEGIDAAGSIADLTDPTQASRLATEVLERFVAIDVLVNNAGMVQTGTAWSTFDQTRFSQITDEAWRRELALNLDTAFFTTRAVLPCMIERGYGRIVMVSSVTGPKTTNPGDTGYAAAKAGMDGMMRTLAIETARSGVTVNSVAPGWIASGSQTDDESVAGRHTPAGRSGRPDEVAEAIAFLASEGASYVTGASLVVDGGNDIQEFKGPPEGWY; encoded by the coding sequence ATGAACGGCAGGTTCGCCGGCCGCGTGGCGCTGGTGACCGGGGCCGGGAGCCCGACCGGGATCGGATTCGCGACCGCGCGTCAGCTCGGTCGCGAGGGGGCGCGCATCGCCGTCGCCGCAACCACCGACCGAATCCACGAGCGTGCTGCCGAGCTCGCGGGTGAGGGGATCGACGCGGCCGGGTCCATCGCCGACCTCACCGATCCTACCCAGGCCTCTCGCCTCGCCACCGAGGTCCTCGAACGGTTCGTCGCGATCGACGTTCTCGTCAACAACGCGGGGATGGTGCAGACCGGCACCGCGTGGTCGACGTTCGATCAGACACGCTTCTCGCAGATCACCGACGAGGCCTGGCGTCGCGAGCTCGCGCTCAACCTCGACACCGCCTTCTTCACCACCCGAGCCGTGCTCCCCTGCATGATCGAGCGGGGCTACGGACGCATCGTCATGGTGTCGTCGGTGACCGGGCCGAAGACGACGAACCCCGGTGACACGGGCTACGCGGCGGCGAAGGCCGGGATGGACGGGATGATGCGCACGCTCGCGATCGAGACCGCGCGGAGCGGGGTCACCGTGAACTCGGTCGCGCCGGGGTGGATCGCCTCCGGCTCGCAGACCGACGACGAGTCCGTCGCCGGGCGGCACACGCCGGCCGGCCGCTCCGGACGGCCGGACGAGGTCGCCGAGGCGATCGCGTTCCTGGCGTCGGAGGGCGCGAGCTATGTGACGGGTGCCTCGCTCGTGGTCGACGGCGGCAACGACATCCAGGAGTTCAAGGGTCCCCCCGAGGGCTGGTACTGA